The Epinephelus lanceolatus isolate andai-2023 chromosome 12, ASM4190304v1, whole genome shotgun sequence genome segment GTCCTGGAATGAGAGACGATTTGCAATCAGAGCAGAGCGCGCTCTGAACTGTCGCTATGTGTGACTGATGAAGTCACCCCGGCCAGCCAAGTTATTTTCTGATCAGTGGTTCTGCCAGGCCGGGTCAACGAAACCAACGCTAATGCCAGTTAATCACACTGTCAAGGTCTCACCTATTGTTGTGATTCAGCTCAGCTCACACCACCGTGGCCACTTAGGAGGATTGTAATGAACATATAACAGTTTGTTCACAGTTATTCCAGCAGCGTCCGCAGCTCAGCATGCAAATAACCAAACGTAAATGCTTCCCAGCTTCAGCCTGCTCCATTTTTGTGACAGAACATCGATTTGCATATCCACTTGTTCACCCTCCGCTCTCCCACTCCCTCCTGTTGTTTTGACAGCGTCCCAGTCGAACAGCAGCCTAAAGAAGCAGAGGAGCCGGAGCATCTTCAGCACATTCTTCTGCTGCTTCCGCAACTACAATGTGGACCCGCCAGccaccaacaccaacaccagCTCCCTGCCTCCACCTGTTGAGGAGAATGGATCGCCTCCCAAGGTGCTGCTCCACCAAACACATgcaatctgtttttttctttatctttgtgcacctttttgtttttctttttttgttctccTTCCTACCCCTCACCcggtttctgtatgtgtgtgtctatctCTCCTGTGTTGTAGTCTGACCAGGTCGAGGTCATCCCTGTCCCTAGTGTATgtattgcctttttttgttcttttccttTGCATGCAGGCTGAGTGGGCTGGTGCTGGCACATCCTGTCTGTGTGGGCTCCAGTGCTCCTCAGAGAGCTTTTGCTCTGCAACCGTACTGCGGTTCATTTTCAGCCGATCGTAGCACTGGCTGCGTGGAAGGTGTATATGCACCTGTGGGTTTAAGTGATGCCTCAGTGCCTGATCTGCATGAGTGACAATTGGTGGTTTGTATGCTTTCAGAAATACTGTGACACTAACTGTCTAACAAGTTCAGTGTAAAATTGTTTGTATTAATGGCCTCAGGTGCTTCCATGCAAGACCTAAATCCATTTATTGTGCTGCTTAGCCGTGCAATTGAATTAAATAATGAGAGTTAAGCTTCACAGTAGTTCCTCATCTTTAGATTTGCTTCTTCAACTAAAGGGTGAAACTAATTAAACCAGCCTGGTACTGGTTCAATCACCCATCAATGAATGTATGAAGCTCaactcttaaagggacagttcaccccaaaatcaaaaatctgtatttttcctcttacctgtagtgctgtttatcagtctagattgttttggtgtgagttgcagagtctTGGAGATattagctgtagagatgtctgccttctctccaatataatggaactagatggcactcagcttttggtgctcaaagcacccaaaaaataaatacaaaaaaaactcaacaacaatgtctctttttccagaaatcatgacctggttacgaTAGCTACCCTTTGAAAGTCGAATGTTTGAATCATCAGTCAAAGacccctcagttgactgagataGCTTCAAGTCGAGCAGTAGTTTTTTTCACTATTATGATGCTCTTAggtacaggcagctgtggaCACAGAGGCACCTGCCTgcaggaagagaggctttgccccGTAAGGCTCTGAAATAACCAGGTCattatttctgaaaagagacattgctgatgaGTAGGCTTTGGCCGtatctattttttcataccttcctgAAATTTCACCAGGGTATACTGTATATGATGGTATCTGTGTGAGGCATGATTCAAGTTCTCTCTTTCACCAAACTTAGACAAACATTATCTTAATTGCTTTGTTAActtattgtaaaacacacttcattcaaactcgacagaaacaaaataaaactcaccaaaaccatcTTAGTCAGGTCACTGTGCCACCAATCACCACCTCTTGTTTGATCATAGTAAACCCTTAGTCCACCACGTTAGATGTGAAAATCTGCTGTTTCCCATTGCAGTCTGTCTCTGCTGTTGTGGgctggctgtttacagtcctgtgACGTTATGCCCACCACTGGCAGTCGCTATGTTGGTCAGCTCAGCTGCATGTTCCACCAGACAGACCACTGGTGGTGTGTGATGTGCACCACGTACAATACATCCTCATTACAGCCTCTACAGTATGAAGCTAATAGAAAGATAAGCATCTGGATTTTGACGGTATTAATAATCATACTGTCTGGatttgtaaatatgtttttcagatttattttattttatttttattttattttttttggcgctttgagccctgcaagccaagtgccatctagttccattatattggagagaaggcagacatctctatggccgatatctccaacactcggcagctcacaccaaaacaatctagactgataaatagcactacaggtcaGCGGAAAAACATGTGCTTCTGATTCAGGggaaactgtccctttaagatccATCACAACTGTTTGCACTGAGGCGTAGTTCCCACATGACTTCATCCTTTCATGCTCACACATGAATTTGAAGTTGATTGGCATTTTCAAAGAAAAGGTTTATGTTTGAGTTAATTCAATAAAACTGAAAGCAGCTAACCTTTGCATggcctttgttttatttatttaaaactgaagGGGTTTTAAAGGCATACTGTGCAGAACTGTTACTCGCCAGCCAAAgtcaaagtaaaagccaaccagagattcactctcgtttggCGTTCCACCTCGCTATGCGTGTCTGCTGCTGACAGTCTTGCACCTGGTAGTTACCGCTTTATAAAGCCCCGACCTTGCCTGACCGCAGTGGGGTTACACGCCCATATACGTCCTGAGTACAAAAAaataggaaaatcctgcatagtatacctttaaggcAGCGTTACCATCTCTGAGTAGGTGGCTGTAGCAGGGGGATATCTGGTGTTAAGAATCCCATAGGGTGTCATTTAAAAGCGATGGGTCTGTTAGATACATCATTTCAAACATGGCTTTATCTCAGCTGCATTATCACCTGTAGAAATGCTCTTCCTAACATGGTGTTTGCTTCTCTGCTCAGCCGTGTACATTAATTTATGCAAAGTGTACGTCTTCtatcactctgtctctgtcactttCCATGTATCTGACACTATATACCTCATCTTCCCCCACAGCCACCAGCCAAATACCTCCTACCAGAGATGATCATATCTGACTATGGCAAAAAGTGCGTGGTGATTGACTTGGATGAAACGCTCGTCCACAGCTCGTTCAAGGTAAACACAGGCTAAAGTTAAAACTGAGGtctactgttgctgttgttcacaGTCGTCAGCTGTCAGTGAGTGTGAGCTGGCTAAGGCCTTCTGTGTAACAAAGGTACAGTCACCAGGTGGCTGACCATCGAAGTCTTTGCTTAAAAAAAGCAAATCAccaatagaaaaaaaatcagaccttTTACTACCCTGAAAACATGAGTGTGTTTAACTTGAGCTCCATGCTGTATGTGTGCCTTGCAATGAGAGTAATACATGTTCTGTATCTGACGTTATCTTTGTCAGGCAATAACCTGCAGGAAGTCAAAGCTGTGTTGAGTCCAttaaaacactgagtaaacaaAGTGAGGAGAGGAGCAGGTGGTGGAGGATGATCAGGGGCAATATTACAGTCCTGACTgtgcatttaaataaataaaagcagggTGGTTATAGGAAAGTGTGAAGCCTGGCTGGTGTTGACAACCAGCTGCAGTTACAACTAGCCACAATTTACTCTTTAAAGGATTTTTTGGAGTGGGGTTGTTTGAGGTACTTTTTTATAATGAGcttattacctacagtagatgtcagctggcacgcccccagtttgagAAGCAGATTGGAGTACCATCACGGACGCTAAACAGTaaactgctgtggatgggggcagcagctaaacatattttagccacattaaaaaaatcaatatcaggtaaggtaaaggtaaagcgttgaaaatatttaaacatgtcGTACACTTGAACTGATAATGATTTCCAAGCTGTCTAAAATACAGCACCAAAATGCTGTTTGTGTAcaagggacagctggcaggacaaGATCATTGACAGGAcaagtgtgatgttttgacaatgtgctatgtgtgcgCCCCAAGGTGggagattttaaaagtagcGGATAGCTGTTAGCGGCTaacccaaagaagaagaaaagcagctgaaaatgtctgcaatttgggaaaacagtgaggtccgggagctcctgcaataataataataatacactggatttatatagcgcttttcagaatactcaaagacactttCGAGAGAGCAACAACATTAATCAAAAAGAAGATGACAATCCATAGGGGTGTAGAGAGGGACATAGTCCAAAAAGGGCGAAATACACTGAAATTAGAGGTCATAGGCAGttttgaaaaggtgtgttttgaggGTTCTTTTGAAGGCGGAGAGTGAGGGGGAGTCTCTGATGTCTTTATggagtgagttccagagggtgggagcAGCACCCTCCAAGCAGAAGACGAGATCAgttgccatataacagggacactaAATGATTGTAATCGTCATGTTATGCTATTGTTctttagaaagtgctgctgagACGTTtgttatgtcacactagaggttGATGCTGTAGTAGTAAATGTCACGCCTCTTTGGTGTGTGTAATGCCAGTGTGCTGTCGCACTGAAGCAGCATGATGCCAGCATTGTTTACTTCTGTGTAGAAATGCAGGACAGAAGGAACTTTGCAGCGGCCCTACAgcgtgatctctgtgtaaatgtatctaaatgtatgtaaatctgtaggtaatacactgactatggttaagtacctcatacaaccccacttcaaaaaatccaaactgtccctttaagcttgAACAAGCATTGTCACATGTAGAAAGTTGTCTAAAGTGCAGTAGTAATATCCTGCAGTGGCTGTTTTTGTGACAGTCCAGAACATGATGTGTGTAGACCTCattctgctcctcttcctgtttATCCCTCTTCGTACTCACTGTCCAGAGCCAGTCTGAGGGCGACCACCTCGTTGCCTGTCAAGTTAGATCATTAGTGAGTTTGCAGAAGGAGGGGGGGCAACAAGGAGGATTTGTCTTGGCAAAAAAGAGACTGataattttcttcttccttcCAGAGATTTTGACAGTCTGTGAATTGCAGAGTTTTAGCGTTCCTTGCAGGACCTCTGCTGATCACTTGTGGTACTGCACCAACAGTTTGGATGACTGATAATGCTGTTGTGTTTCCTCTCACAGCCCATCAGCAATGCAGATTTTATTGTTCCAGTGGAGATCGATGGTACCGTTCATCAGGTATTgtacacacaccacaaaaagacactttTTTGTGACGTTTCCTTTTGTTTGTTAGAAGCACGAGTTACACTTTGTTCCTGTGTGAAGATCCTGGAGAGAATGGCTGTGATCCAGTTCAAGTAATCCAGGATAGGCTGTGTGTATCCTGGTTGGCCTATTCATGATTACTTGCACTGGGTGGCAACCGCTGAGCAaagagtggaggaggagggcacCTAAACTGTGAGTGACAATGATGCCTTATAGAGATGTTGGTCACCAAGCTGGAGTTTTTTGATAATGCAAAAAATAAGCAGGATTTTTTCTGAAGCAAACACTACCACAACATCCCTTGTCaccgatcctgtttgtgattttcatggaAAGGATTTCAAAGCGCAGCCgggaggaggaaggggtccggtttggggtCCTCAAAATTGCATCTCTAATTTTtacagatgatgtggttctgttggcttcattacaccgtgacctccagcatgcactggggcagtttgcagccgagtgtgaatgTCACACTGTACCCCGAATCTTGATAGATGAAGTTAATGTTAGAAAATGGCAGTTATTTTTAAGGGGGAGGGCTTGGAAAATAAGAACCGTGTGGGTTTTTACTTTTGTGTCAAGCAGCAATAAAAGTTGTAATATGTTCCGTTTGAGTTAATGTGCCTTATTTGACATCGCACAAGCTGAGATGCGAGATGCGCAGCCCCACATCATACTGTCTTAATACTGTGAAGGCGTTCTAGACTTTTAGTCGTTCATGTGTCTGACATTCATGTTACATCctgaatgttgtttttctcctACTCTGCCTAAACCCTGTGTTGTGGCTTGCAGGTATATGTGCTGAAACGACCCCACGTGGACGAGTTTCTTCAAAAGATGGGAGAGCTGTTTGAATGTGTGCTCTTTACAGCCAGTCTTGCCAAGGTGTGTTCAGACCTGGAGACATTTTCTGCGCTCATGTGTGTTTCAGTTCTAAGTTAGTGACCATGGAACAACATTTTCTATTTCCTTGTTCTGGTATTTTTCATCTGCTCTCGCTGTCTAAATTTTCACACTTCCTCTGCTTCGCTCTCCATCTGCGTCTTTTCCATCTTAGCCAATAATGCATGGGTAAGTTTTATGAATGAGACAGAGCAATAACTGTATTAAGGGCCTGATGTTTCAGTAGTGATTGGATGTTCCTCGTGCTGTGTTTAAAGCTAGGTGTCAGTAGTGCTTGTTGTGTCATAGTGTAGTTTTTCCTGAGGCTTTTTTTCCTGTCAGGTAAACACAGCTGTTACAGCCTTTGTTTCTTTTGTAATTAAAGTGTAGCATTTGCAAGTTGTTTTGTTAGCGCTTTAGTTGAGGCATGTGACCAGAAGGATTTGCATCTTAATGTGTTTACACGACTGTAATGTGCTGTAATGTTTGATTTATTATGTGCATTTTCCAAAGATATATAGCTGTGAAATCCAGtgtgatatttgtttttgtaGCAGTCTgacatgttgtttgtgtgtttgtttgacttgaACAGTATGCAGACCCCGTGGCAGACCTGCTGGACCAGTGGGGCGTATTTCGAGCGCGACTCTTTAGAGAGTCCTGCGTTTTTCACAGAGGGAACTATGTCAAAGACCTCAGCCGGCTGGGACGAGAACTCAGCAACGTCATCATTGTTGACAATTCACCCGCCTCTTATATTTTCCACCCAGAAAATGCTGTGAGTTCCTAAAGCACTGATTGTCTGAGCTGTCAGAAAGCAAGTTAAATTGGCAACAAAACATCCTACATGTAGCGTACActtaactgatattgatttttataGGTGGCTAAAGTATAATTTGTTGCTGCCTTTGTCcccagcagtacattgcttagccttTGTGTCAGTAccccagcctgcttctccaaactggaggcatGCTGTCTACCGTGGGTAATACACTATGGATAAATACCTCGTatagccccacttcaaaaaatctgaacgtTCCCTTTAATGTTTCATAGTAAGGTAGATCAAGTTGCTCTGAGATTcagtcactttttaaaaaaaaaaaaaaaaaaaaaatactgttttgggtttctctctttgtgtttgagTACGGTGTTAATCTTGTCGGTAGCTGGTGTTAAAATAAACGCTAACTACAGGTTGTTTTCCCGTCTCTGAAGGTCCCTGTCCAATCCTGGTTTGACGATATGAATGACACAGAGCTCCTGGACCTGCTGCCTTTCTTTGAGGGACTCAGCAAAGAAGAAGAGGTTTACGGAGTCCTGCAGAATCTGAGAGGCAGGTAGCAGGACACACCACAGGGCCGCCTGTgctctccatcctcctctctgtcgATCTCTGCCCCCTCCTACAGCCACATCTCTCAGACTCAGGCAGATCCTCCCACACGCGCCCCTCTTGTCTCTGCCCCAAGGGGACGCCTTGGAGTCTCACTGTGGAAACCGTCATGTTAACCCCGTCTCCGCTCTCATCTCCTGGTGAACGGCTGCCTTCTGAGTGCCATcagaaaatttaaaacaaacaaaaaaaataaaacactaaatatCCCAGGAGCACTGTGTTTCACACAAACCACACCAGAAAGCGTTCAGAGTGTCCTAAGTTAATAATACTGGGGACAAAATGCTAAGAGGAGTGAACTCTGGTCTTTATTTTCAAACCAACAAAGTTTTACTATTCGGTGAAGTGCttattttaaaaccaaaaaaaaggttttgtccGAAATTTCTTTTGTGGTACCACACAAAAGTCTGAAATGATTTTGTCCTCGTATTGTTGCTATGCAGGCAGTTTCTGGTGGTAGAAAGGACTGTGATTCTCTTTTCTTACTGAATGAAGTGCCTTGTGTGAATGTTGTTTATATGGGAAGATATTTTGTACATGGCATATTTCCAGAGTACTTCAGTCTTTTCACACACAATATGCTTTAAAGTGGACACAGAAGTATCTTGATATaaaagttttactttttttgattATCAAACGCTGGGTAAATGTCTCCAtagtattcttttttttttcttctttttttttcttctctcctggTATGCTTGTGCCATTATATAGATGTGACTTTGTTTCTTTCTGCTTTCATTATACGTAGAAATAGTTTACTTTGTTTTAGGCGAAGGAGTACGTTTGCAGTTGTGAACTTTACGCCCCATTTGCAAGTACAGTAGTTCTCTGATAGTTTGATCTGAAAGCTCAGATAAATTgtgccattttattttctgtcttcgCCCCCTTTatctcattttattattatttgccaaataagaaaattattttttaacaggCTTCATATCTTTAACAGGGGTTCAGCTATAACCATTAAACCTTTAGTTGTAAGTATAGCGTTATAGGTTTTATTCTTTTGACAAATAgttgtatgtttttaatgttatgaGGTCCTTGTTTGTCATGTTGTGCTTATCATGTGGCTAGCTGTTAGCCCACCtgctttcttgttcttttttatctttttttttttttttttgggcacaCATGAGTGGTGCAGCTTCACCCTTACACCTCTTCTTAACTGGACGCGATGCAAATGAGTGAACATCAAACTGTTGTAGTGGTTAGCCATGAAGAAGTACTAATTTGCTCAGTGCGTCAGCATACAGGCCAAGCGACGTGTTGCTTGGTTCAAGTAATACTCGCCCAGATTTGCGCACTTTAGGGATGTCAGCAATTAATCTGTTAACCGCCGAGAATATTCTTGACCGGTTACGCATGTCGGTCGATAGGCTAAACAGCCATCGAGCTGCATCAGCATGCAGAAACGTAGTTCTCGCTGCCCACCCttcagtctccactggttagctagccGCTCTGCACCGCCCGGGTTGGGCGggaactaacgttagctagctgcaCCACTCGTTTACTGCTAGTAACACCATCCCGAACTAATAGtatttttgtggaaacattgAGCCCACCGTATGGTGTTCCCTAGGTCGATTCAGTGAGTAATCGGTTCAATTTTAAGCTGCAAAACCCCTTTGgcatcactgttagctctgttagcaccgttagcagtgtcaACACTCCTGGTTTTgctagttaacaatgctaaaaggattctgtggctcaaaatgaagtGACATTCTCACCGGGACAACTTTGGGGGAGACTGGAGAGTGGCTTAACGTGTCTCAGTCATGTCATCCATCACCGGGATGGCTTTCCAGTGGTAGTTGCAAATGAGCAGTGCTGCTAGCTAACCTAGCTCACACCTGACCTGGGTGgcgcacagtgcagagcagcccgGGCTAGCTTACCAGTGGAGAtcagagggtgggcagtgggtgCTATGtcttagcatgttaacattgcCAGCAGGCTGTccgtcagcaaagccaacaggaaataaaatcaaaggcaaaacattaaaatgtcaccacCTCTGCATggatagcactttgaaatgcagcACTGAAGCTCACAGAGTCATTGGAATGCCAGACTAAAAAGAAAGGTCTCTTATATTTCATGATATTTTGCGTTGTTTACTGCAAAATTAATTAGTTAAATACCAGTTAATGGGTGTCTGTTGATGGACTGTCAAAAGAAAAATTACGTCCCTAGTGCATCTCCAAACTCAGAGCAACAGCAAGCCATTACTTTGGCTCCCTGAATGTTGATGTCACCTGTAGTATACCTGAAACTTTGTCGCGCTCTCCCTGTCAGAGTTCCTCGCTCGCCCGCTGTATGTTAGGAAGAGGTGTTGGGCTGCATTCACACCAACTCCAGCGATGAGCAGCAGGGTTGTGTGGCGATGTGGGAGAcgggggtgggaatcaccagaggctccaTGATATGacattatcacgatacttaagtaaCAATACgatattactgtgattttaaatgttttgtgatatTGTGATAGATTGCGATTTATTACCATTTTTCAACTGAAACTATCCATAGAGGAAAAATTTATCGAAATTATCTAACACGATAAAGTTTTTAGTCTGTCCATCTCACTTcaatctt includes the following:
- the LOC117272462 gene encoding CTD small phosphatase-like protein isoform X1: MDHMSIITQVSNPKEEEIISFNQEKASQSNSSLKKQRSRSIFSTFFCCFRNYNVDPPATNTNTSSLPPPVEENGSPPKSDQVEVIPVPSPPAKYLLPEMIISDYGKKCVVIDLDETLVHSSFKPISNADFIVPVEIDGTVHQVYVLKRPHVDEFLQKMGELFECVLFTASLAKYADPVADLLDQWGVFRARLFRESCVFHRGNYVKDLSRLGRELSNVIIVDNSPASYIFHPENAVPVQSWFDDMNDTELLDLLPFFEGLSKEEEVYGVLQNLRGR
- the LOC117272462 gene encoding CTD small phosphatase-like protein isoform X2, producing the protein MDHMSIITQVSNPKEEEIISFNQEKASQSNSSLKKQRSRSIFSTFFCCFRNYNVDPPATNTNTSSLPPPVEENGSPPKPPAKYLLPEMIISDYGKKCVVIDLDETLVHSSFKPISNADFIVPVEIDGTVHQVYVLKRPHVDEFLQKMGELFECVLFTASLAKYADPVADLLDQWGVFRARLFRESCVFHRGNYVKDLSRLGRELSNVIIVDNSPASYIFHPENAVPVQSWFDDMNDTELLDLLPFFEGLSKEEEVYGVLQNLRGR